The following nucleotide sequence is from Manis pentadactyla isolate mManPen7 chromosome 13, mManPen7.hap1, whole genome shotgun sequence.
gacttcagttaatagTAACAATGCATCAATATTGGTTCACCAATTGCAAATAAACaaactaaaatagtcaaatttagATTTTTTGGTTAAACTTTTGTCAATGTTATTAATATTAAGCAATAGTCCATCTCAAACACCTTTGGCTAATGCATATTCAAAAGTAATTTCATCATGGGAtatgtaaccacaatgttgctcatgtgattgtgtattaatgataccaaaaaacaaatgtaatttcattttctacttGAGACCGTGATTTGTTGTTGAGCATCTTCCATTCTTTTGCTTAGCTCTTCAAATTCTTTGAGTATTTTGTCTAAATTAAACCTCATTAAGAGCATTTAGGCAGCATTTCTATCATGTGTCCAAGAGTGGTGTAAGGTCAAATGTGAGATGCATTTTTCCAAGATGTTTCATCTTTGGGCAGATctagaaaatattaatatatataatccTTTCATTGTTCTAAAGAATGCTTTCATGATCAGCACAATTGAGGTCATGTCTAGCAACAAGTTCAACTATGTGCCATTCGAGGTGCATGGCACAGAAAATGCTTCTGgatttttggtttaaaaaaatgacCTGTTCACCTTTAACTTTATTAACTATATCAGTCCCATTATCATGGACTTGCTCTCAATAATATTCTGAATCAAGGCCAAAGCCTAAAATTGTAAGTTGCTCTATTCCAGTCCTTATGTCAAAAAAGGCCTAAAAAAAGTTAAGTATGCATGCATGTTTCATGTTTCATCTAGACTTACattatgcacatttaaaaaaatatgaatgaatattACAAATGTTCCTCAATCATTATTGTAAATATTTCACTATTCTCAGTACTTCTGAAACTACGTGTTAGAACAGGAAGAAAAGTTAATTAATGTATTTCTTTTCTCACCTAAGTGCTTAACTGCTCAAATCCTCCCTACCCCACAGAAACCACAGATCTTTGAGGCATCTGGACACTGTCACCTCAAGCTTCCAGGAAATGGGTTATAAGATGTGGAGAGGAGCTTCTCTGGGCCTGAACGGTGTTATTACCAGAACTGATGTTTAGAGTTATGGATTCTGCTCTACCAGTGCCAAACCCTGGATTCTGATGGACCAAGGAATGTTTGGTATGTGTGTGATTTGTGCGGCCCTGTGTGGTACTGGGAGGGAATAGAGTGAAGGGGGAAGGATGAAAGCAAATCTACGAATGTACCTTTTTATTAAGTTTTGACTTTGAGATCCTGTCAATGATTTGCATAAATAAagagcaaaattaaatcaaagagggaaaaaaaagtctaACTCTAAAACCAGGGCAACAACACAGATTTTACTGAATGCTTGATGGGGAGATTGAGGTTATAGCATCCACAATgccataaaaacaaaacttttgaaTTTGTCTTTGATAATTAATAGAGAACACCAGACTTCCAATATATATGGGTTGGGGTCcgaaatatatttgtatattactTGAGTATTAAAGAAAAGTACAACTCCTTGAGAAACCTGGAGCCTCCAGGGAGTCGATATCTAACTAGAGTCTTCTAGTAAACAAAGTAATAGGGGCTTGTGTAAGAGAGTGCGCTGTTTCCGGTCTGTGGCCTCCTTTTCTCAAGGGCAATGAAGTAATCCCCTGAGGATGAGGGAGCTTGAGGAAATTAAAATAGGAGTTTGGGAATCTCCCGGTAACAATCTGTGTCCCCTTGGGAACTGTTTGAGAGCATGCACCTTCTTAAACACTTTTTGTGTTCCCAATGCATTTGTATCCCCAGTAACTGATAGAataaacgaatgaatgaatgaatgaatagaggaCGAGGCAGCGAGTCTGAGGAAGAGGTGCGATTACAGCTCAGAGGCAATAGCCGCCAGCTGGCACCTATAAAGCTCACGCCCCAAGGTCCTGAGAAAGAACAGCGCCCGTATTTGGCGCAGTCTAAATCCACACCTTTAGCGGGCGGGGCTAGGAGGGCATATTCCGCCTCTGCGAGGTAACTAACCAATCCCCGCCTCGAAGGGGCGGGGATTTCAATCTGTCCCCGTTCCTTCCTTTGGAGAGTAAATATGTTTGGGCGCCGTTCGAACGGACCAATGAATGCTCGACGTTTCCTGGGATTGCCCCTCAACAATTGGCCAGAGTTCGTCGCCCTCCCTCTGTGCCACGCCTTTTTCCCCACCCCTTCGCAGACAAGATGGCGGCGCCCAGAGGAGGAGAGGCCGCGCCTGGGGTTTGCTGAGGCTGGTATTCTTACCCACTCTCCCTTTGGACGCAAAGGGCCGCGAGCCCAGAGGACGGGGGCCGGGCGGGGACAGGGGCACCTGCGTAGCTGGACCGCGAGCCCGCGCCCAGCTTGCGCCGCCCCACCCGGCCCCGGCCCGATCCCATCTCTTCCCGGTCTCCTCTCGGTCTGACCCACTGCCAGGCTGTGGCTCGCCACCACTAGGCTTCCAGAGCTGAGCCCTCTAATCCAACCCGCTCTCACCTCCACTTGAGGATGTTTGGCGTCTTTCCTCCCAAACAGTCTGCCTTCAAAAAGGGGATTCCTGGACTGGCATCTGGCCCCGTTTTCCAACACTGAGCCTCCACTTTCTCTAACCCATTTCTTCCTCAGATTCTTGATTATCCCTGGGTTGGAGACTGTTCATTTCCCTTTCAAATTAGTCCCTGACCCCTTAAGCCAGACTTCCTTTTGGACTAACTTCCACATCCCTATCATGGAGGCTGTGTACCTGGTAGTGAATGGGATGGGCCTGGTGCTGGACCTGCTGACCTTCGTGTTGGACCTCAACTTCCTGCTGGTGTCCTCCCTTCTGGCTTCCCTGGCGTGGCTGCTGGCCTTCATCTATAACCTGCCACACACGGTACTGACTAGTCTTCTGCACTTGGGCCGCGGAGTCCTGCTTTCACTGCTGGCCTTGATTGAAGCCTTGGTCCGGTTCACCTTTGGGGGCTTGCAGGCCTTGTGTACCTTGCTGTACAGCTGCTGCTCCGGACTGGAGAGCCTAAAGCTTCTGGGGCACCTGGCCTCTCACGGGGCGCTGAGGAGCCGGGAGATACTGCACCGAGGTGTCCTCAATGTGGTCTCCAATGGCCATGCTCTGCTGCGCCAGGCCTGTGACATCTGTGCCATCGCCATGAGCCTGGTGGCCTATGTGGTCAACAGCCTGGTCAACATCTGCCTCATTGGCACTCAGAACCTCTTCTCCCTGGTGCTGGCTCTTTGGGATGCAGTGATGGGGCCACTGTGGAGGATGACGGATGTGGTGGCCGCCTTCCTAGCACATATTTCCAGCAGTGCTGTGGCCATGGCCATCCTTCTCTGGACCCCCTGCCAGCTAGCCCTGGAGCTCCTTGCCTCAGCTGCCCGCCTCCTGGCCAGCTTTGTGCTCGTCAATCTCACTGGCCTGGTGCTGCTGGCTTGCATGCTGGCAGTGACGGTGACTGTGTTGCACCCCGACCTCATCCTGAGGCTGGCTACCCAGGTACTCAGTCAGCTCCATGCCTGGCCATCCTACCATCGGCTCCGTGAGGATGTTGTGCGGCTCTCTCGCCTAGTACTGGGCCTGGAGGCCTGGCGTCGAGTCTGGAGCCGCAGCCTGCAGCTGGCAAGCTGGCCAAACCGAGGAGGGGCACCTGGGGCCCCTCAAGGTGGCCCTAGGAGGGTGCCCTCAGCCAGGACCTGGCGCCAGGACCCTCTtcctgaagcagggcccagatcTGAGGCTGAAGAGGAGTTGGTCAGGTTGGCCAGAGCGACAACTGCCCGGGGCCGGGAGAGGCTCAATGAGGAGGAGCCTGTAGCTGGGCAAGACCCGTGGAAGTTGCTGAAGGAGCAAGAGGAGCGGAAGAAATGTGTCATCTGCCAGGACCAGAGCAAGACGGTGCTGCTTCTGCCCTGTCGACACCTGTGCCTGTGCCAGGCCTGCACGGAAATCCTGATGCGCCACCCCATCTACCACCGCAACTGCCCGCTCTGCCGCCGGGGCATTCTGCAGACCCTCAACGTCTACCTCTGAAGACCCCCTCCCTGCCTGTCCATCGTCCATGCTCCATGCAGCCACCTGTACCAGGACAGCATTAACACCTGACCTCTGGTTTCTGGCCTGAATCCCTTCCTGCCCCCATAGCTGCCATGCCAAGCCTCCAAGCCATAGATCCAGGACATTGAGGTGGGATATTCTGGAAGAGTGACGGGTGGGGGCAGGGCAACAGCTTTTCCTAACCCAGTGGGTCCTGTGATGAGTGTCCCACTGTGTAAGGCCCTGAGACTGTTCACTGTGGACCCCCGTCCAGCCTGCCAGGGCCCACCCAAATGCCAGCTTCCAGGGCTCGCTCTCTGCTTTGGGTTTTTCTGTTGGGGGTTTGCAAGTCTtctccctgctccctccccacttcTTCCCCAGCTTCTGCAGCCACAACACATTAGTGTTACTTGGGTGTTTTAGCAGCTTGGGCCTTAGAATTATCTGGAACCTTTGCTTTCAGCCCAAGCGCCTGTGCTGGTAGGCTTTGGGGGTGGTATCATTCAGGTGCCCTAAAGCTGCCACTTTTACCTGTCATGATCTTAGGAGGCTCTCTCCCAGCCTGCTCCGACAGCTGGCCTACGAGGGTCTGCCTCTGGGCAGGTGGGGCGGGGTGCCCCTAGCTTTGGGACCATGTAGCCTCTGGCACACCAGCTCCCCTGGGAGCCTCAGGAGGGATCACCAGACTTCTACCCATAACCCTTTCGCTCCCCACAGCAGAGAAATGACATTCCCCTTCTGTTTGTCTCCCCTGGCCTTGGGGAAGGCAGACGGCACATTTCACTAGGGACCAGATACACAAGGGGCCAGCGTCTAGGGGCATGCAGCTCCCTGAGGGGTCTGTCTGGCCCAGTTTCCAGTAAATAAAGTTCCGTCAACAGCAGTGACAGCCTCTGTGTGCATCCTTGCATGGGTGAGCCGTTGGTCAGGTTGACACGCTGCAGCAGGGCCCTTCGGTCTTGCTGGCGTCACAGGGGTGGTCTGTTGAGGACCCGGTCGGGAGGAGCTAAGGAACTGTGCCTGCCGAGAGCCCCTGGTGTGGCTGGATGGGCTTTCATCCCCTCTGACTTGTGCCTTTCACACATGGCCTTTGGAAAGCCCTGCCTTTCCCTTTTCCGTCTTCTGTGGGAATGAAGCCCTAGGAGAGAGATGTGTCAGCTTTCTCACCCCACCGGTCAGCCTTCCCAGCTTTTCCTCGGCTGCCGCTCTTCCCAGCAGGGCACTTGGGGTCCCTGCTGCCTGGAGTCCAGCCTACCCTCTGACCTCTGGAGGGGCTGGTGCTAGCCTTTCTGTCTGGACACAGAGGGGTCTGTGATTGGCTGAAGTATGGCTGCACGGCCTCCTGGTGGAGACCTGGGACCTGAAGCCCAGGGCGCCTGAGACGAGTTTCTAGCTTACTGAAATGGCTCCGTTCTCATTTGGTCATATCTGCCCTCACATGACCAGCAAGAGAGAAGGGGGCCACTCCCCTATAATTGTATGTTAAATCTAGGAGCATAATGCCAGGAACCTTCtggaaaggggtgggggaggtgggaaaAGGGGTAGGTCAGGAAGACACCGAGGAGAGCCCCCCCACCTTATCTTGGGTTGGGGGGCCGAGCTCTCTGTGGGCCTCACGGCCCTGGTTTGTTAGTCATCGCTTGGGGGTGGGGACAACGCTGGTTTCTGGTCAGGGGAGGAGGGCCGCGCAGGGGCTTTGTGGCTAGCCTCAGACTTGGTGGCGCGGCCCACCCAGGCTATGCCCAGCACACCAGGGAAGCTCCCCAGGTCCGCCGTGGGGCTGGGAGGCCTGCGGGAAgccttttcttcccttcccccaaccctGTGGAGGAAGCTAGGCAAGGGGAGGCTTGGTTCTTTCTAGTCTGTTTAATGTGAGGATAAACATTTTATGGGAGAAGATAAACTTCCTGAGCTGGGAGCAGAGAACCCCTTTTTCCCTCGGCCACCCCACCTCTGGAATTTCATTGGCAGACTTCAGTACCCTGCCTCCCCCACCTAACCATCTAGTAATCAGGAGCTTAAACTACCCTGGGTCCTTCTGCATTCTGGAGCTGGGGCCACCCCCTTGTGGTCATCTCAGAAACTACTTATCTCTGGACACCCAGGGACACTGCTTCCTGGCACAGGGATAGAGAAATAGCTTTGCAGTCATCTAGGGACCAGgcaagcagccagagcagtcacaGATGCGAATCTCAGTCTCCTTTCTGTTGATCAGGGCAGGAATGACATACTGAAGTTAGAAAAAGGTATCCAGGGTCCCATGCCAGGAGGGCACCCTCCTCAGACTGGCAGTCCTGTTCACAACCTACACAGCTGAGGGGGAAGCTCTGTGGCACTGGCCTCCGGTTCACCTGGGCCTGCCTCATAGCTTATCCATCCCAAGAGCCCTCCCTTCTGCCTGAACACCCTCCATCTTCCCCTTCTCCCCCAACTCCCTCCTACTATCCTTAGAATCAGGGCTAAGAGAGGCTGAGTTGGTCGGAggtttctttcagttttattggACGGTTGATCTCTGTGAAAAGGGCCCAGGAGCAGGAGGGACAAGGGAGGATCCAGAGAAGCATAGGACTAGGAAGAGAGCACCCCACTTTGGGGTCCTGGGCCAGAGCAACTGGGGGACTACCCCTGCCAGCACAGTGCACTCCTCTGGGTCTGGGCAGAAATCCAGCCACTGCCCCGTGCTGCCAGCCCTGACCTCAGACGCCTCTGCTCCACTCCCTGCCAGCAGCAGGACAGGGAGGCCCCCGCCCCACCTCCGTAGTCATTCACAACGTTCCAGGGGGGCCAGCCCTCCCGGATGGTGTGGCCGTCAGTGTCACACCCTCCTCCCCGAGGAGTGAGAGCTCGTGAGCTCACTTGCGAGCGGGCATCAAGCAAAGACAGGGGAGCTGTGCCAGTCAGAATACACCAGAAATCCAGAGAAGGTGCTGTCTGTCTTGATGCTGGCATAGATGCCAATGTAATCACCCACGCCCACCTGCACCCACACCTGGTCCTCGGGCTCCAGCCTCACCATGGCGCCCCCGGAAAGCGAGGCCGGCTTAGGCCATCCCCCAAAAAACTGGAAGAAAGAGGCGATGGACTCGCCATTCTTGACCAGATCGAACTGCAGGCTAGCCCGGTAGACGGTGGCGTGCACCGCGAAGTAGTAGACCCCCGGCACCTGGCAGGTGAACTTGCCGGTGGTGGCGTCGTAATGGCCCTGCTCGTTCACCAGCACGCGGTCGAAGGGGAGGGGCGCGTCCGACGGCGGAGGCACGCGGCTCTCGGAGCGCTTGGCGCTGAAGGCGGAGCGCGGAGGCACGGAGCACTCCCCCGCAGGCCCGGTCGCCCCCACGGGCCCGGCCTCTCCGCGCGGCCCGGGCTCCCCGCGGGGCCCCGGGAGCCCTGAGGGGGCAAAGGGGGCGGTTAGGGTGAGTGTGGCGGCCGGGTTCCCCCGCAGCGGGGTGCGCGGGGGGACACTCTAGGGACCCTCCTGCAGCCTCTCTAAGCACCCACCCCGCCGTCACTTCCGCGGCCCGTGCCGCCCTGCGCTGCAGGCCCGCTGCCCCCTCCCCTGCAGGGCTGAGGCAGCTCTGCGGAGCTGGTTAGAGGGTCCCAGTCCCAAGGGCTCTGGCTGCCGCCCGTGAGTCACTCTCTCCCCCCCCACCCGCGCTCTCGGGGCCCAGCGGGAAAGGTTGGGGATGGGAGTCGCCCCCTGGCGGGGGTCCCGGGCCCCTAAAGCCCTGCAGAGCAGGAGCAGGACACGGCCTGCGCCGAGCTCCCCGGACGGCAGCCCAGGTGCCTTCTTACCCGGCCTACCGCCCTCGCCTTTCTCCCCCGGAGTTCCGGGCGCGCCGTCGCGGCCGTCGCGGCCGTCGCGGCCCGGCAGGCCCTGGCTGCCATGGTGGCCCGGCGTGCCGGGAAGGCCGGGGTGCCCCAGGCACAGGCTGGGGATCTTGTTGTCGTTGAGTGGGGCCGAGCCGGCCGCCAGGCCCAGGAGCAGCAGGGCGAGGAGCGGCCTCATGGCGTTGGCACGGGGCGTCCGAACGCCGGGGGTCCTCTCGCAGTCTGTGGGCCAGGCGGGACAGGAGTCGCGACCCCAGAACCCTGGGACCTGCCTCGCTTCCCACCCCAGCGCGGCCGAGGCGGTCCCCGCCCCGCTGCCAGGCCCCGAGGCTGAGCGGCCGCGGGGGTCGGAGAAGGGGGCGCCCCCAGACCCGAGGACCTGAGCGCACAGCCGAGGGGGAAACGAGAGGCCGCCCACCCCTCCCCACGCCCGCGCCCAGACTTTCCCAcagtcccctcccccagcccgttccccctcctccctccgcCAGACTCACC
It contains:
- the RNF26 gene encoding E3 ubiquitin-protein ligase RNF26, whose translation is MEAVYLVVNGMGLVLDLLTFVLDLNFLLVSSLLASLAWLLAFIYNLPHTVLTSLLHLGRGVLLSLLALIEALVRFTFGGLQALCTLLYSCCSGLESLKLLGHLASHGALRSREILHRGVLNVVSNGHALLRQACDICAIAMSLVAYVVNSLVNICLIGTQNLFSLVLALWDAVMGPLWRMTDVVAAFLAHISSSAVAMAILLWTPCQLALELLASAARLLASFVLVNLTGLVLLACMLAVTVTVLHPDLILRLATQVLSQLHAWPSYHRLREDVVRLSRLVLGLEAWRRVWSRSLQLASWPNRGGAPGAPQGGPRRVPSARTWRQDPLPEAGPRSEAEEELVRLARATTARGRERLNEEEPVAGQDPWKLLKEQEERKKCVICQDQSKTVLLLPCRHLCLCQACTEILMRHPIYHRNCPLCRRGILQTLNVYL
- the C1QTNF5 gene encoding complement C1q tumor necrosis factor-related protein 5, yielding MRPLLALLLLGLAAGSAPLNDNKIPSLCLGHPGLPGTPGHHGSQGLPGRDGRDGRDGAPGTPGEKGEGGRPGLPGPRGEPGPRGEAGPVGATGPAGECSVPPRSAFSAKRSESRVPPPSDAPLPFDRVLVNEQGHYDATTGKFTCQVPGVYYFAVHATVYRASLQFDLVKNGESIASFFQFFGGWPKPASLSGGAMVRLEPEDQVWVQVGVGDYIGIYASIKTDSTFSGFLVYSDWHSSPVFA